Proteins encoded together in one Streptomyces sp. NBC_01216 window:
- a CDS encoding PPC domain-containing DNA-binding protein has protein sequence MRAHELTVGRTFGVTFDHGEDFFEALSTFCRDNGVRQGYIPSFIGAFAEAEIVGACEKLADPDAPVWAKTYVTNVEAFGAGTLAHDPATGGILPHIHVSAGLKAQSADGRTSHLLSAKVQFLSELFIVEVTSPTMTRPRNPDLYDVPLLTFG, from the coding sequence ATGCGTGCTCACGAGCTGACCGTCGGCCGTACCTTCGGCGTCACCTTCGACCACGGGGAGGACTTCTTCGAGGCGCTGTCCACCTTCTGCCGGGACAACGGTGTGCGACAGGGCTACATCCCCTCGTTCATCGGAGCCTTCGCGGAGGCCGAGATCGTGGGCGCCTGCGAGAAGCTCGCGGACCCGGACGCACCGGTCTGGGCGAAGACGTACGTCACCAACGTCGAGGCGTTCGGAGCGGGCACCCTTGCCCACGATCCCGCCACCGGCGGGATACTTCCGCACATCCACGTATCCGCCGGCCTGAAGGCCCAGTCGGCCGACGGCAGGACGAGCCACCTCCTCAGCGCCAAGGTCCAGTTCCTCAGCGAGCTGTTCATCGTTGAGGTCACGTCGCCCACGATGACCCGGCCCCGGAACCCCGATCTCTACGACGTTCCGCTGCTCACGTTCGGCTGA
- a CDS encoding nucleotidyltransferase domain-containing protein produces MSADVLGRWVPDRPEEVAAVFAKADFRWWIAGGYAIELAVGRELRAHGDLDVLVLRRDQARVQDLLADWDLYVADPPGQGELRPWRPGEVLQPPLHDIWCRRTPKAPWSVQLMLDEAEGTEWISRRTPEIRLPIDRLGRTSETGIPYLAPEVQLFYKAKATRDKDETDFAAVLPLLDAPARAWLADAINVIAPDHPWIRRLLPVSRT; encoded by the coding sequence GTGAGTGCTGACGTGTTGGGACGCTGGGTACCGGATCGTCCCGAGGAAGTGGCCGCGGTCTTCGCCAAGGCTGACTTCCGGTGGTGGATCGCCGGTGGCTACGCAATCGAACTCGCGGTCGGCCGCGAGCTACGCGCACACGGCGATCTCGACGTGCTCGTCCTCCGGCGCGACCAGGCCCGCGTACAAGATCTCCTGGCCGACTGGGACCTGTACGTAGCGGACCCGCCCGGCCAAGGGGAGCTGCGCCCGTGGCGTCCTGGAGAGGTCCTTCAGCCACCGCTCCACGACATCTGGTGCCGCCGCACGCCGAAGGCGCCCTGGTCCGTACAGCTCATGCTGGACGAGGCCGAGGGCACCGAGTGGATCTCGCGGCGCACCCCGGAGATCCGGCTCCCGATCGACCGGCTCGGGCGAACGAGCGAGACAGGCATCCCGTATCTCGCGCCCGAGGTGCAGCTCTTCTACAAGGCCAAGGCGACCCGGGACAAGGACGAGACCGACTTCGCAGCTGTGCTGCCGCTGCTCGACGCTCCGGCACGCGCTTGGCTGGCGGACGCGATCAACGTGATCGCGCCCGACCACCCCTGGATTCGCCGGCTCCTGCCGGTCAGCCGAACGTGA